TCGAGTGGCTCAGGTGGCAAGCTGGGTAAGCACAAAGTCGCTTGCAGGTCGGCACCACTCTGGAAAGCCATCAGCCATCAGCCGTCAGCTTAATACCCAGTTAGGCTTTCACTTCGGCCAGGAGAAGCAATCTCTTGTCCTTCCGACGCAGTTCAAATCTTTCTGCAGCTTCCGGCAGAAGCATCAAGTCCTCTTTTGCTGAGGGCTGACCGCTGAAAGCTGATCGCTCCATCCCATTGCCCGACTTTGCACTTGCCCTGAGCTGGCATGGCACTTGACATTTTATGGTTAGCCGACTAACATAAATTCCAGAAGGAGACGGATGACCGTCGAGGAGCACAACAGTCTGGGTCGGGCCATTGTTCATGTGGCCCGCGCACACAAGTACGCAGCGCAACTGCTCTTGCAGAAGCTGGGGCTTCACCCTGGCCAGGAGTTCTTGTTGATGTTGCTGGACCGCCTGGGCGAAACCCGCCTGACCACCCTCAGCGAGCATCTGGAAGTTCAACCCCCCACCGCCAGCAAGATGGTGGCCCGTCTGGAAAAAGAAGGGTTCTTGCAGCGCATTCCTGATCCCACCGACACCCGTGCGACCCTGATCTGCCTCAGTGATGAGGGCAGGGCCCTGATCCCAAAGATCATGGAAATCTGGGACGAGCTGGAGCGCATGACCGTGGAAGGGCTGAGCCAGGCAGAAATTCTGCTGCTTTCCCGGATGCTCAGGCAGATCACCCAGAACCTGGGGGAGCCTCCCGGCGGCTCCTGCTGATTTTTTGTTCCCAATACATAGCCGGCTAAATAAAAGGAGAAACCATGACCACCCAGAACCTGATTCGCAAGACCACCCAGGCTGCCCTCATCGCCACTGTGCTGAATGTGCTGCTGTTCTTCATCGCAAAAGCAGCAGGGGTCCAGTTGCAGGTGACGCAGGGACCGAACAGCACCACCCTGATGGACCTGCCCGTCATCGCTGTGATTCTGGCGACGGTGATCCCGGCATACTTTGCTGCTGGAGTCTATGCCCTGCTGCAGCGTGCAGGAAACACAGGGACCGTGATCTTTCAGGTGGTTGGATGGGTCTTTCTGGCCCTCTCCATGTTCCCGGTGATGGGACTCCCCGGAGACCTCTCCCTGAAACTGGTGCTGGCCCTCATGCACATCATCGCTGGAGTGACCATTCTGACCAGCCTGAATGCTGGGAGCCAGACGCAGCCTGCTGTGGTCCGCAACTGAGAAGCAAAACAAAAGACTCCCGAGGACCTCTCGGGAGTCTTTCTGTGCTGGATTTACAGACCAGCAGACTTTCTGAGGGTCTCAGCCTTGTCGGTTTTCTCCCAGGGGAACTCGGGACGGCCAAAGTGACCGTAAGCTGCGGTCTGGGCATAGATTGGACGCCTCAGGTCCAGCTCGGCAATGATCGCCTGAGGACGT
The DNA window shown above is from Deinococcus cellulosilyticus NBRC 106333 = KACC 11606 and carries:
- a CDS encoding MarR family winged helix-turn-helix transcriptional regulator; protein product: MTVEEHNSLGRAIVHVARAHKYAAQLLLQKLGLHPGQEFLLMLLDRLGETRLTTLSEHLEVQPPTASKMVARLEKEGFLQRIPDPTDTRATLICLSDEGRALIPKIMEIWDELERMTVEGLSQAEILLLSRMLRQITQNLGEPPGGSC
- a CDS encoding DUF6069 family protein; translated protein: MTTQNLIRKTTQAALIATVLNVLLFFIAKAAGVQLQVTQGPNSTTLMDLPVIAVILATVIPAYFAAGVYALLQRAGNTGTVIFQVVGWVFLALSMFPVMGLPGDLSLKLVLALMHIIAGVTILTSLNAGSQTQPAVVRN